The Raphanus sativus cultivar WK10039 chromosome 2, ASM80110v3, whole genome shotgun sequence genome includes a region encoding these proteins:
- the LOC108822284 gene encoding peroxiredoxin-2B, with the protein MAPIAVGDVVPEGTISFFDENDQLQTVSVHALAAGKKVILFGVPGAFTPTCSMKHVPGFIEKAEELRSKGVDEIICFSVNDPFVMKAWGKTYPENKHVKFVADGSGEYTKLLGLELDLTDKGLGVRSRRFALLLDNLKVTVANVESGGEFTVSSADDILKAL; encoded by the exons ATGGCTCCGATTGCTGTCGGCGATGTTGTACCCGAAGGAACTATCTCCTTCTTCGACGAGAACGATCAGCTCCAGACTGTCTCTGTTCACGCCCTCGCCGCTGGTAAGAAGGTCATCCTCTTCGGTGTCCCTGGTGCTTTCACCCCCACCTGCAG TATGAAGCATGTGCCTGGATTCATTGAGAAAGCAGAGGAGCTGAGGTCAAAGGGTGTTGACGAGATCATTTGCTTTAGTG TGAATGATCCGTTTGTCATGAAGGCATGGGGGAAGACATACCCGGAAAACAAGCATGTCAAGTTTGTGGCAGACGGTTCAGGAGAATACACGAAGCTTCTTGGACTCGAGCTTGACCTCACGGACAAGGGCCTTGGTGTTAGGTCAAGGAGATTTGCTCTGCTGCTCGATAACCTTAAGGTCACTGTTGCCAACGTTGAATCTGGCGGCGAGTTCACTGTTTCCAGCGCCGATGATATCCTCAAGGCTCTCTAA